Genomic segment of Coffea arabica cultivar ET-39 chromosome 1e, Coffea Arabica ET-39 HiFi, whole genome shotgun sequence:
TTTTCCCAGTGATAAATGAAGTCTGACAAAACTAAGCACTTGTCAATCAAAAAAGATAAATTTACCCCTCATTTCTATCAACAGCACCACTGTTTCCTCCATCATCTTCACGCCTTCTTTCAACCAAGGTGCCAGCCTTCTTGTCACCACAGCCACCACTCAGCAATCTGCTGAAAAGTTGCAAAATCCCCAACCATCAGCCTACGCGCTTCCCCTGTTCTCCTTTTACTGCTATCATCCCAACAAATGGAAAGAAAGCACTCCATGTGCCCGATTCAAACTTTTTTTAAGAAGCAAGTTAGAGGATTTTGAGAGATCATTAATTGGTTTGCATTATCAGTGGTAATCCAAGAAACTATAACAACAGCAATGAGGATGGAAGAGGACAGGAGGGAGGGATAAAGTACAGAGCAGGTGAGTTCCAGAATAGTTCTGTTCtcatctttcttccttttttttttttaaagaaaagttTCTTTATATGCAACATCATGGCAAAGCTGGCAGCCACACATGTATCAGCACTTTTCAGCAAAGCATCAAGAACTTTTCACTATCGTCACCATGTATAGCAATTGAGCATTCAACACCACCCAGAAAAATGCTTTATCACTAAAATATGTAGTTGCAAAAGGACTATGCTCCCCCCCACCAGCATAATTAACTGCATTACCATTTTTAGGACACAAGAAAAGCAATAACAGTCCAGAAAATTGCCACAAATCATGATTGATCACATTCTCAGTATTACTTAACATAACAGTAACCAAAGATGTAAAATGTGTATATCTCAGAAAAAgcatcaaaatcaatcgcaagtTATACCTTATTCTCCCCTGGATCTCAAATTTGGACCGCAACACTTGCAAgatgaaacaagcaaaacaatTGCAAGATCTCCACCGAAGGTACAGTTCAGTCAAATTCCAGTCTCCTGCCGCAAAAATATCAAGCGCAAACCTTGATCATTGAGAAACATAAGGTTGATATCTCATTTCCTCTtataacaataaaaacaagggaaaaaaaagttgATCCTCtggtaaaattaaaatataatatgaCTTAACAGTATTAATTACAAACAAAATATCACGAGTACATACTGAAATGCTGGTTGTTCACCTGGAAGTAAAAAGTACTGAGATATTGTCTTGCCTCTATCATTTACTTTACTTGAACtccatttatgaattttaatcTTCCCCGTTGATCAGCCATGTTACCCAAAAATGGCTGCATCAACACCTCGATAAAATCCAACTCAAACAATTGAGTGCATGCCATAATCGTAAAGACTCAAACCGACAAAGAAATTAAAACTTATCATCAGGCACAAAACCCCTTTGCAACATTTCATCATGGAACCAAGCAGCCTCCTTGAAGTTGTCCAATGATACATGCCCATTAATTAACGAAGTATACGTGGCTCTATCAGGATTTATGCCTCTTCCAGTCATTTTCCTATATAACATGTTGGCTTCTTGCATTCTACCTAGTTTACAAAATCCATCAAGCATGACATTGTATGTGATAACATTAGGCGATAGTCCTTGATTTTCCATCTCACTAAGCAAGTCAAAAGCTTTGTCCATATTCTCCTCTTTTATATATCCATTTATAAGAGTGTTATACGTAAAGCAATCAGGAAAAACTCCTTGAGATCTCATCTTACCAAGAAATTGACATGCCTTTTCAGTTTCACCATGCCTACAATAGCCTTTGATAAGAGAGTTGCAAGTCACAAGAGAAGGCTGGATACATGTATCAACCATCTTATCCCATAACCTAAGAGCATCAGATATAAAGCCTCTACTGCAAAACCCATTTATAAGAATACTGTACGTAATTAAATTAGGCAGTATGTTTTTTGTGATCATTTCATCTCTTAATAAGATTGCTTCCTCTATTTCACCTGCCTTGCAGAATCCATCAATCAAGGTGTTGTATGTCACAATATCCGGCTTGAGATTTCTCTGAAGCATGGATCTGAACAATGTCAATGCTTTATTCATATTACCATCTTTACAATATCCATTTATGAGTGTCGTGTAAGTATAATAATCAGGAAACACTCCCCTTTCAAACATCTCATTTAGAAGTTGATCAGCCTCAGACAGCATCTTCTTATTGCATAGTGCGTTCAAAATAGTATTATAAGTTACCACATCCATAAGGCAACCCTTCTCCAGCATTTCATCTCGGATCCTCATAGCTTCCAACATTGAGCCATTTTTACAAAACCCACCAATAAGAATGGTGTAAATCACCTTGTCTGGTATGAGGCCATTGGACTTCATATCCTTATAATACCCTAATGCACGATCAAGTAGCCCGACCCTTGAAAACAAAGCAATCAATGAACTATAACTAACCAAATCTGGAATAACACCCCGATGCAACATTTCACTGAAAACTGATTCAGCTTCTGACAAATTACCACTTCTACAACACTCAGCCAGCAAAGGGTTATAAGTAGCTGTATCTGGACTCAGCCCAATCTTCACCATCTCATCTAAAACTTGAGTTGCTTTTCCATATTTTCCATTCTTACACAAACCATTAACAATACAGTTATACGTCAAAAGACACGGCTTGAAGCCCTTGGCCGACATTAGATTCATCAACCCAAACGCTTCTTCGAATTTCCCTTCATGAGAATAAGCATTGATCAAAGTATTATACGTTACACTATCCGAAAAAATCCCTTTCTCTTCCATTTCAGATAGAAATCCCTTCACTGCATCAATCTTTCCTTGTTTACACATCACATTAACCATTATATTCAACGTATAAACATTTACCTGAATCCCACTTCTAACAATTTCATGATAAACCTCCCATGCCCAATCAATCCACTCAATCTTCACAAGCCCTCCTAGGAGACTATTACAAGCATTAATACTCACACAAAATCCCCTACTTTTCAACACATGAAACGCCTCAACAGCTTCTCTTAACTTCCTAGCTTGCACATAAGTTCTaattaacaaatcaaaaacaCGTAAATCTGACCCAAAATCCTCATAACTTGAGACCAGAGAATCCACAATTTCAATGCGCGAAACACCACTTTTCCTAATCATCCTAAGAACCAATGCCTGAGCATCTGAAGCCCTTCTACTCCTAACAAGAACATGAATAGCAGAACTCAACGAAGTCGAAGAATGCTTGAAATTCGGGCAATTTAAGGATACCAAATCAATAAATCTCTGACCTACTTGCAAATTTTCTCGACATTTATGAAGAACTTCAGTAAAAATTAAGGGGTTTAATTCATGAAACAGAGAAGGGTTGAAACTAGAGGGTTTTTTACCTTGTTGCTTTAAACCCCATAAAATCTTTTCACTTAAGAAGGTATCTGATGATGTCGGGTGTGCAGAAGTTGAAGCAAAAGCAGAAGCTGCAGCAGAAGATGCCCTGAGAATTGGTTTCTTGAGAAGTAACCGTTGAGTTGCCATTGGAAACTTGCAAACAGGAGATTTTGTGCAGAAATTATTGAGAAATTTTGAAATGGCTCAGACTTTAAAGAAGGCGCATGTTCTTGTTCTTATTGGCTCGGCTTCCCCGGTGTGACCAGATGAGTGTAGACCGTGGAAGCCAATTACCGGCTCAGTCTGAATTGAGGTCCTGAAACTTGAGGCATCTTTAGATTGCAAATTTTCTCGTTTAAAAAATTGGcgatccaaacaaggccttataagtttcaaaaaaaaaaaaatgaaattcacaTTTTAGTGGGCAAATGACCAAAATAATCCTTCAACATTTTTTGACGAAAATGGTCATTTGATTTGGAAAAATATCGCTCCTTAAATTTTGCTGTTGAGCCAATTTCGTTCTTCCacttcaattttggaaaaatatcGTCATTTATCTTTAGGCCAATTTGGTTATTCAACTTTTAGTGTTGACTAGCTTAAGGACGGGTAAAATCAAGAATTTATATATTTGATtacggaaaagaaaagaatagcccaaaaaacttttaaaaaaaatatagattGAGGAAAGGGAATTgcttacaataaaaaaaaaaattgcccaaTTGAATTGTTTTGGATAAAATTGAGTTAACTACTGCGAATTCTCAAAACACGGATTGTCCTCCTCTATTATAAAATAGTGTAGGATTACTGTCAAAGTATTCTCGTTTGATAAATAAAGTTGGAGtgggattttttttattataagcattttcttctttccctCATCTATATAATTACcagtattttgactttttaagGCCAATTTCAAAACTTGGGTTAGTAGTCAAAAATATGaactgatgatgatgattttgcCCCTCCTTGAACCAGTTAGTACAAATCAAAGGGCCAAATTGGCACAATAATAAAGTTAAAGAATAATATTGTCCCCAACTAAGGTGGAGGGACCAAATTCGGATAAAGGAAAGTTAAGAGACGAATTATACTAAATTAAAGTCCtagcacaaaaaaaaatgatttagtgGAAAAGTTGGAGGACAATTTGGGTACTTTGTCAAATTTTTTGTTCATATACTTTGTTGCACGATGCAGGTTGCATGATGTGAACCATCCAAGTTTGCCTCATACTCTCTTGGCATCGACAGAACATGCGCTTGGAAGGAGGATGAAATCCAAATTTCATCAAGGCATCAGGAAATGAATTTATTGAGAAGTCTCCTCATGAAAATGGAAACTTTCAGGGAAATTATTGGAATGTGCGGATTCCAAACAAGCTTGGAAGAAATCAGAATGTCTTTCCCTTTGGTTGGGAATGTTGATGGTCGTCTCTCTTCCAAAGAATGTACATCTTCAATCGCATTCAAATGCCAGCCTGCATTGAAAAATAACTCCTCCGGTACAATTAGGATAAGCTAGTTGAGATTTGTCTGATTCCACAGTGCCACAAGTTCCACAGCAAGACCAATTCTCATACCAAAAGGAATGCTATTGCTGCCCCGAATTAGAAGCTGGGTATGATCTTCCACCAAACTGTGAACATTTAACGTTCTTCTCCAAGGTCCAGAGTCTTGAGGTTCGTCTCAAATCCTTTATCCCGAAATCACTTTCTGTCCTGTCTGTTCCGTGTTTATAAACAGCTGCCGCATATGTCAATGCATTGATAATTCAATCAAACTAATAACAAACTTTGTGAACAAGTCAAAGATTTGCTTAAAACGCGTGGCAGCTGTATAACTATGGGATAGGAGGTAATTTCAGGACAGAGAATTTGAAGCGCTTGAGGTTTGGGAGCTAATGTAATGGCATGTTCATCATGTTTGGCATATTTAGCCGCTGTGAATTGAGTCCAAAGACTGAAGGAAGTACGGAACTTCCACCATAATTTGCAGCAGAAAACGGTCTAGATATTTTCTAGTCTGGAGAAACCTAACCCGTTTGAGAGTATCTTCTCAAGAAGTGGCAGCAAttactcctcctcctcctttccATTAGAAGATCACAGCCTACATAAGCGAAAGGAAGATGCTTTCTTTGAATGTCTGTAATATGAGTAAGCAAATGGGCTTTAGCAGAACTCCATCTAGATGTAATAACATAAAAACTTTTTCCATTGTTCAGTTGTCTGACTCCATCCTCTCTAATACAAATTTAGATATCCATCAAATGTGATATAGGAATAGGTCTACAATCTCTTGGCAAAGCAAAGGATGAGATATGACCGCTTGACACCAAAGAGCTTAGTCCTTGACTAAGGTATTTGGAAACCAGAATGAATAAAAGAAGGAGATAGGGTCTCCTGGCTTGAGGCCACAACCAGCTTGGAAGAAACTATTTGGTTTCCCATTGACAAGAGCTAAAAACCAAGCTGAAGAGAGATTGGTCAAAACCAATGAGCCAAATCTGAAATCAAAACcaaatttttttgaagtaaaaTCAAAAGGAAACTCCATGAGATACTGTCAAACGGTTTCATCATATCTAACTTGAACAACATGTTATGACcctgagttttttattttaatcaaTAGATGCCGCCAATTCTTGAGCCAAAAGAATATCTTCAGATATTTCCATCCATGAGCAAAAGCTGATTGTTCTTGAGATGTAATCGACGATAAGATAGACGTTAACTAGCAGCTCAAAATCTCTGTAAAGATTTTATTAAGAAAGGTGTAGGGGCTAATTGGTCTAATACCCGCAACGATGCTGCCCTGGCCTTTTTTGGGATTAAAataagggttaattccactgtgtccccccaaactttggacgattacccacttcagtccctaaacttcaaaatgggacacttaagtccctaaacttataaattaccttccacttaagtccctaaacttataaaatgggacacttaaatccctaaacccttataaaatgggatACTTCGACCACcaacactacaacaaaaatgacctttAAAGGGATTTAAAAGTATCAGTATAGATAATCTAAGCTGACACTTTACTTTTCCTCACACCTCGGACAAGTgttgtcccttccaatgtggggatAGGTTCGTACTATTCAAAGGTGTCAGGAAAACTATGCTATTATAGCATCTCATCTGCCAACAAAAATCCATTTTCTTAACAATCGAAAGAATCAGAATATTGTTGAAATTGTTGAGCTATGTTGACACTTTTAACTGCtcggagttttttttttgtttttaaataaagAAGCAACCTGATTGTGCTTCCTGCTATACATTCCATCAATCAAATACCcaaaggacttgtaaaattttCCCAAAGAACAGAATGCATGTAGTAATTTAAAAGCAAAAGCTAATGCTCAAATATCATTTATTGAACTAAAAGTCAGCAACAAGTACTAACATAGCTAATAGAAACTGGGTTACAGAGATTGGCACATAACTGGGTTACAGAGATTGGCACATAACTCTGAGGAATGACATGACCAGCTGCTGCAATTGGTGTACAATCAAGTATTGCATTGCCTTGTGGCATGAGCCTAAAGACGAGAGATATCCTGCAGGGCAAAGTATACTGATCAgttgagaaatttcttcaaccTATGACATTCTTGGGTAACTATCAAATTACACTTAAGCACGAATATCTACCTTCTGCCACTAGAAGTTCTTGGAGGGATATCCAATGCAGAGCGATGTGAAGCTGCAGGCCTCAGACCAGTTGTAGCATGGATGAGAGCCTTGCCTGTGAGAAATAAAAGGTCCCCAGGAACAAAGCCACTATCAGCCAGGTACCAGCGGCCATTGGGTCACAAACCCGGAAATAATAGGAAAGAACTAGTGGATAATTaatcaaggaaaacaaagtgtTGAAGCATTACAATTCCAAAAATGATCTAGTTGAAATGTAGAAAAAATGTATAAGCAGTTAAAAAGGAATCCAGGAAATTAGTACACATTGTTGCAACCTACCTACTgatcataaaaaaaaagtccAAATATAGGTTACAACACCTGAAATCCAGGAGCATATGAGGAAATTAGCGTCAACAGCCCCTTCTCTACTTCACCATTTCCACTTAGCTTTCCACCTCCTGTAGATCCTTTTCCATTTAGTGAGTGTGTACTGGAAAAGGTTGTAACAAGCACTGATGAAGAAGCCTCGTTAGCAGGCAATGGGCTATCGTCAAACAAGTGGTTGAAAACACTACAAGCAGTGATACATTCTAAATACAGATCAGAAAACACTAAAGTTGACCACTAAAAGCAAGCATATATACTCCAAAAACATGACTTCTATTTTAAGTTCAAAATAGAAGTCATCTCTGAGAAATCCCCACAAGCATCTTGATATGATAAAAAGGAATCAATCCAAGAAAACGATCAAGAAATGTAGGCCACTAACTCTCACTCCCCCTCAGCTATTTGCCCTTTCTCACTAACATAGATACCATCAAGGAACTTCCGGATATCTTTGTTCTTCACATGGCATTTTTGTCCACAATAAGAAAAGGTTGTATATTAGCTATTCAGCCAGATGATCTACATTTTAAAGACAAGTGACAAGGAACAAAACTTGTAGATTCAAATGTCATAAATATGGCACAGAGTGACTCTTACTTGGTTTATCAGGGCAGCAGATCGGGAAACAAGCTCAATGTCATTGCCATCCAACACCAATTCACCCTTAACCTTCTCAGACCGGATAACAGTGACTTCTTCAAGCATATACACCTTCCTCACCTGATGCAGAAAACATCACACATTACAAAATGTTCCCTATCAGAAATTTCAAGCAATCTCAACATGCATAATGGGGGCAACCCAATGGAAGCAATTCCATAATAGAAGTTGTCCAAGTTCAAAGTTATAAACTCGTACATCAGATCAAAGCACTTCTTCAAAATCAGATGAAGGGATCATGCAAAATCAGGTCAGAACCTCACCAAAGGCAACCACGGCAAGGAGACAAATTAAAGTTTCAACATTTTGTCTATATACTCTCTCACACGAAAAGATAACTTTTAACTGCTATCCAAACAGCATGATAAACTAGTGCTGATTGTATCACCAATTCAACATCACAGATGCATCAGAAGCTACAATCCCCATGACTCAAGCCTCTCAAATATCCATGTAAGACTCATTATTAATACACCCCTATGCTGCCAAAGCCTACATTTTGTATGAAgcgaaaaaggaaaattttgtatacatCAAAATATAAAATCCTATTGAATCACCAAAGGAATGCAGCTCAACTGATGATACAACAGAATCATGACCTCACTATCAGAGCAAGTCCAATGAAAGATCTAAAGAGCTTACTTCTGCACCCCTAAATGATACATCTTCTCAGCTGCCTCAAACTTTTTCATCTTCTCAAAGTAGAGTGCATAAGCCTGGTAAAACAGTGACTTTTCCATCCCAATGCGATTTTCCTCCATTGTTCTCAAAACACTTTATGGATCGTCAACAAAGTTCATCTACATAAAACACGTGAAAAATGCCCAATTTAGCTATATACTAACgttaatcagataatcaatatCAGTAAAGGGATCtctttaaatttgaataaaaataTGATAGACACAATATATCCAAGCCAATTCTTTTATAGATAGCTTCTCGAGGTGAAGCAGTTTTTCCCATTTACAATACCACCAATGACAGCTCAAATATTgccaaaatttcaagaggagtcGAAAATAATGTACTTCTTTGATGCAAAATGGAATCCCTTCTCATAACATTTGGATAGGTGTCTTGAACCTTCAATACACTACTTGAAATTTGAACAAAGTCCAGTGGTAAATCATCTTTTGTTCCTTATGTTAAACACTACTACTATATTGAAGTGGACATTTTAATACTTCAAGTTACCCTGATTAAACGAATCAAAGAGCAGAACTAATCAAACATAATAGTCTAagtattcatatatatatatatatacacacataaatCAACAGCCACAAGAAgaatcaaaaaggaaaaatgaggaAGAGCAACCGAGAATAAgaatgataaaaggaaaattagaaaatagaaACTCAATAGTAATGATTCTGAAAAAGTTACCAATTGCAACCAAACACGAAGGTACCGCAAACCATTACTGTAACGGCGGGCGTTCGTCCCTAAATCTAAGGTCTCTCTCAGACTCAGAGCCCTAATTTTCGTCAGACACCAGTTTGGAAATTAGAAATTTGGGGAGATCGGCCAGGGCTTCCCTTAGATTTTGCATTATTCAGTAAGGAAAAGGCCCAAAAAGGTAACTCTTTTTGCAGGAAACCACCAACCAAAATTTACATATAGAAAAATTTCAGAGTATAACCTGTTCATCGACGACATCGATATCTGCGAGCTTGTGGCCGGATTTCTTACCGGAATTGCCTAATTCTTTTGCTAAAAAATAATTTCTGGAGAATCCGAACTCATCCTCTTCGATGTCATGTTGTTCCATTTTCTGGTTTTGATGAACCTAAACCTGATGATGAGAGGGAAGGAGTAGGGGCGACGGGACGGCAGTGGTAGGGGGCAGAGGAGAGGAGAGTGGCCGAGAGAGACGGAGGGCATAAATTGGTAAGAAAATTTTGCGGGGAAAGCAAAATCTTGGCCAAGAGTTTTGAGAGATAGTTtgccagagagagagagagagagtttgtgAGAGAGataagaagaagcaaaatttcACAAGGAGGCAAAAtgaagttttgagatttcactaaGTGTTTTGGCAAGAATCTTTCGCCAAAATTAAACCATGccgttttgtgtttttttttttttgatgtatCTCACATTTTCACAAGTGTTATGATAGAGAGTCTAAAgatacattattatttttatatcagataaaacaaaaaaaaattagagcaTATATTATTAAGTTGATAACAAGTGTCATGATAGAAATGCTATAATGACAGAAACCAGTAAGTGTCCTTATAGACATGTCAGAAAatgccatttttgttgtagtgaacggcattcaggatttattaacaattttccttaagtgggaggtatttataagtttagggatttaagtgtcccattttgaagtttagggactgaaatgggtaatcgtccaaagtttggggggacaaagtggcaTTAACCCTTAAAATAATTATATGTGATACAATAGTAGTGTCTCGCAAACAATCTTCGATCATATATTGTTTAACAACATCccatttcaatttttatttactgAAGATATTGTTTGGATTATGAATGGAAAGAAAAGTATCACGTCTTAGTTATGATTTTACATATAATTTAACAAAGTCTAATTTACAAACATATTTTAACACCTTACCCTctttttgattttgtggttttATATATTTAGCTATTTATTCTCATAAACTCTACAAGATAATAGTAGTTCAAAATGAatcaaatatttttcattttgctCTTTTTTAGCGGAATGATTTACAACtccaaaatataaaaagaaatttttttgaataatagtaaaaattaacaaaatatttaatatttaaaagtCTTACCTAAAAACGAAAGTAGGACATAGGTGATAAGGTGGTACAGAGATTGTATTAagataaattatattaataactAACATGGAAAAATTAAgtatattttagaaaattttaatatGTTCATTAACCttggtttccttttcttttgtttctgcCCACTATTGGATAGAAAGCAAGCGACAAAATATAACTGGATCTTATCTCCTCATTTCTGcgcctatttttttttcttttccttctaaaCAATCAATCTAAGTATCAAAaactttatttcttttctttacttttgttTCCCTTCTATTCCTTCAAAACAAACGGTCCATTTACCTAGCAACCAGTTGAAACGGTGACCAATCCGTTTGCTAGGTTCCTTGAAGTGTCAGATTTTATAACAATATAGGACCTGTTTTTGGCAAACaaaatttttgccaaattttttaacaactttaactaaaataactttaaaaaactCCTCAAAGTTTTTAagttatacacttcaaaatgcCCAAAAATTTAcatacttcaaaaatttttcttacaacttttatagtaagttacagtaaaattttagacaaatacctaaaaaactcatttgccaaACGGACCATAGTGTAGTGTTAAATAGAATTGGCCCGAAGAACCGTATGTCACGATAATCTTCCGCTCTGCATGTGGGAGTTCTCTTTTATCTCTCTTGGGAATTGTGTACTTCTCTCTTTCACGAGGGTTTCAAAAACTTTCAAActttcaaacactcaaaaacATCCATCCATGCATTTAGTGCCAAGATCCATTAGAATTAATCACAAACGGTCCAACATATTAGCATTTATGGAGCAAGGAGGAATATAAGCTAAGCTTTCTTCTCAGCTTTCGTAGTACTGTTTTATccaaaaaaggagagagagggagagcgtgagaaagaaaaatcaaaaggaacAAGAGGGATACAAAGATCAAGAGTGCAAAAGAATGAGAAACGGTTGACTGGCTGGCCAATTCTAAGAGAAGATCCGGTCTTGAGGTTTTAACCAAAGAAGTGGGAAACCTTAGAGCTCACTAAGGAACTCATCTGCTCAATCATATGCCGTTGACAGGTATTCTCGAAGCTCAGATCCTTGATTCCTTCCTTGCCAATTATTAAGTAGCCTTTACTTCCTTTGTGTCTTTTCTTAGTGTGTATAGCTATGGTTCCGTGTTTCTTCTTGTACTGTGCCTTCCCCTTCTTCAAACTTCCAGCTACTTAATTCTGGTAGGGAAAGAAGTGCGTGGAATACCTTTAGAATTTGTTTAACAATGGAGAAAGAACTATCAGAAATAATGCAAAAACTGGCTCTCTCGAGCAAAGAAATAGGGGATGCAAACCTGGATTTGGGAGATGTTAACCTAGGACTCAGAGAGTGCCAAACTAGTCTTGTGGGAAGAGTTATGGGGGAAAAATTGTCAATTTTGTGGGGGGGGGGAAACTTTGTGACTGCTGCCTGAAGCTCCCCCAAAGAATGAAAGTCTTGGAATTAGGACCAAACCTATTCCAATTCATTCTGGCCAAGGAGGAGGACAGGAAACATATCCTAAAGGGCAGGCCCTAGATCCTAGATAATCAAATGCTGGTGTTAAGTAGTTGGTTTGAAGGGATAGAGGAGGAAACCTTAGCATTTCATATAGCTCCATCATGGATACAATTGTGAAATCTTCCTGTccattggatcttaaggaagtTATAGTCCCGCAAACTAGAGGGAAAGATGGCAAGCACATAAAAATCTTGGTGATGGCAGATATTTCACAACCACTGATGAGAGGTAGGATGGTCAAATTGAATGGAACTACTAAATGGATAAGTTTCAAATATGAAAGTTGTCTAGATTTCTATTACAATTGTGGAAGAATAGGACATAGTAAGAGAAGCTGCAAGATTGAAGTGACAATGGAACGAGGTCAGTTAGAAAATCA
This window contains:
- the LOC113702202 gene encoding uncharacterized protein isoform X1, with product MATQRLLLKKPILRASSAAASAFASTSAHPTSSDTFLSEKILWGLKQQGKKPSSFNPSLFHELNPLIFTEVLHKCRENLQVGQRFIDLVSLNCPNFKHSSTSLSSAIHVLVRSRRASDAQALVLRMIRKSGVSRIEIVDSLVSSYEDFGSDLRVFDLLIRTYVQARKLREAVEAFHVLKSRGFCVSINACNSLLGGLVKIEWIDWAWEVYHEIVRSGIQVNVYTLNIMVNVMCKQGKIDAVKGFLSEMEEKGIFSDSVTYNTLINAYSHEGKFEEAFGLMNLMSAKGFKPCLLTYNCIVNGLCKNGKYGKATQVLDEMVKIGLSPDTATYNPLLAECCRSGNLSEAESVFSEMLHRGVIPDLVSYSSLIALFSRVGLLDRALGYYKDMKSNGLIPDKVIYTILIGGFCKNGSMLEAMRIRDEMLEKGCLMDVVTYNTILNALCNKKMLSEADQLLNEMFERGVFPDYYTYTTLINGYCKDGNMNKALTLFRSMLQRNLKPDIVTYNTLIDGFCKAGEIEEAILLRDEMITKNILPNLITYSILINGFCSRGFISDALRLWDKMVDTCIQPSLVTCNSLIKGYCRHGETEKACQFLGKMRSQGVFPDCFTYNTLINGYIKEENMDKAFDLLSEMENQGLSPNVITYNVMLDGFCKLGRMQEANMLYRKMTGRGINPDRATYTSLINGHVSLDNFKEAAWFHDEMLQRGFVPDDKF